One Vicugna pacos chromosome X, VicPac4, whole genome shotgun sequence DNA window includes the following coding sequences:
- the VBP1 gene encoding prefoldin subunit 3 isoform X1 gives MAAAKDGCASEDVAAGNGRRLHLGIPEAVFVEDVDSFMKQPGNETADTVLKKLDEQYQKYKFMELNLAQKKRRLKSQIPEIKQTLEILKYMQKKKESTNSLETRFLLADNLYCKASVPPTDKVCLWLGANVMLEYDIDEAQALLEKNLSTATKNLDSLEEDLDFLRDQFTTTEVNMARVYNWDVKRRNKDDSTKNKA, from the exons ATGGCGGCCGCTAAGGACGGTTGTGCTTCGGAAGACGTGGCCGCAGGGAACGGGCGGCGACTCCACCTAGGAATTCCTGAGGCCGTTTTTGTG GAAGATGTAGATTCCTTTATGAAACAGCCTGGGAATGAGACTGCAGATACAGTACTAAAGAAGCTGGATGAACAGTACCAGAAGTATAAGTTTATGGAACTCAACCTTGCTCAAAAGAAAAGGAG GCTAAAAAGTCAGATTCCTGAAATTAAGCAGACTTTAGAAATTCTAAAATACATGCAGAAGAAAAAA GAATCCACTAATTCACTGGAGACCAGATTCTTACTGGCAGATAACTTGTATTGCAAAGCTTCAGTTCCTCCTACTGATAAAGTGTGTCTGTGGTTGGGG GCTAATGTAATGCTTGAATATGATATTGATGAGGCTCAGGCTTTGTTGGAAAAGAATTTATCGACTGCCACAAAGAATCTTGATTCTCTTGAGGAAGACCTGGACTTTCTTCGAGATCAATTTACTACCACAGAAGTCA ATATGGCCAGGGTTTATAATTGGGatgtaaaaagaagaaacaaagatgaTTCGACCAAGAACAAAGCATAA